DNA sequence from the Janibacter sp. CX7 genome:
CCTCGGTGGCCTCAGCGAGCGCAAGAACCTGCTCGTCGTCATCGAGCGCGGCAACGAGACCGCGTGGAAGTCGGTGCGCAACCTGGCCGACGTCCACGTGCTGCCGGCCGACCAGCTCAACACCTACGACGTGCTGTGCGCCGACGACGTCGTCTTCACCCAGGCGGCCCTCGAGGCCTTCCTCGCTGGCCCGACCAAGACCGAGGAGGTCAGCAAGTGACCGCGTCCCAGCTCAAGGACCCGCGCGACATCCTGATCCGCCCCGTCGTCTCGGAGAAGTCGTACGGCCTGCTCGACGAGGGCAAGTACACCTTCATCGTCGACCCGCGGGCGAACAAGACCGAGATCAAGATCGCCGTCGAGCAGATCTTCGGCGTCAAGGTCGACTCCGTCCACACCATGAACCGTGTCGGCAAGGCCCGACGCACGCGGTTCGGCACCGGCAAGCGCAAGGACACCAAGCGCGCGATCGTCACCCTCCGTGAGGGCTCGATCGACATCTTCGGCGGCCAGGGCTGACGGAGAGGACAAGGAAGACATGGGAATCCGTAAGTACAAGCCGACCACCCCGGGTCGTCGCGGCAGCTCCGTCGCCGACTTCGTCGAGGTGACGCGCTCCACCCCCGAGAAGTCGCTCGTCCGCCCGCTGACGAAGTCCGGTGGCCGCAACGCCTCCGGCCGCATCACCACCCGTCACATCGGTGGTGGCCACAAGCGTGCCTACCGCGTGATCGACTTCCGTCGTCACGACAAGGACGGCGTCCCGGCGAAGGTCGCGCACATCGAGTACGACCCGAACCGCACCGCGCGCATCGCGCTCCTGCACTACGCCGACGGCGAGAAGCGCTACATCCTGGCGCCGAACAAGCTGACGCAGGGCACCGTCATCGAGAACGGTCCCGCCGCGGACATCAAGCCGGGCAACAACCTGCCGCTGCGCAACATCCCGACCGGTACGACGATCCACGCCGTGGAGCTGCGTCCGGGTGGGGGAGCGAAGCTCGCTCGCTCGGCCGGCACCAGCATCCAGCTGCTGGGCAAGGAGGGTCCGTACGCGACCCTGCGCATGCCCTCCGGCGAGATCCGTCGCGTCGACGTGCGCTGCCGCGCCACCGTCGGCGAGGTCGGAAACGCCGAGCAGTCGAACATCAACTGGGGCAAGGCCGGCCGCATGCGGTGGAAGGGCAAGCGCCCGACCGTCCGTGGTGTCGTCATGAACCCGGTCGACCACCCGCACGGTGGTGGCGAGGGCCGCACCTCCGGTGGCCGTCACCCCGTCTCGCCCTGGGGCAAGCCCGAGGGCCGTACCCGGCGTCCCGGCAAGGCGAGCGACAAGCTCATCGTCCGTCGTCGCCGCACCGGCAAGAAGCGCTGATAGGAGCCTTTGGACATGCCTCGTAGTTTGAAGAAGGGCCCCTTCATCGACGACCACCTTCAGAAGAAGGTCGACGTCCAGAACGAAGCGGGCACCAAGAACGTCATCAAGACCTGGTCGCGCCGTTCGGTGATCTCGCCGGACATGCTGGGTCACACCTTCGCCGTCCACGACGGCCGCAAGCACGTCCCGGTGTTCGTCACCGAGGCGATGGTCGGCCACAAGCTCGGCGAGTTCGCACCGACCCGCACCTTCCGCGGTCACGTGAAGGACGACAAGAAGGGACGTCGTCGCTGATGCCTGCCACCGAGACCACCGAGCAGGAGACGCTGGTCGCCCGCGCCTCCGCCCGCCACGTCCGCGTCACGCCCCAGAAGGCGCGTCGCATCGTCGACATGATCCGCGGCAAGGACACCCAGACCGCGATCGCGTCGCTGCAGTTCGCCCCCCAGGGTGCGGCCGAGCCGACCCTCAAGGTCCTGCAGAGCGCCATCGCCAACCTCCGCGTCAAGGCTGACGAGGCCGGGGAGCCCTTCGACGAGCGCAACCTCGTCATCTCCTCCGCCTTCGTCGACGAGGGCCCGACGATGAAGCGTTTCCGTCCCCGGGCCCAGGGCCGCGCGGGTCGGATCAACAAGCGCACCAGCCACATCACCGTCCTCGTGACGAGCAAGCCTGAGAAGGCCGCGAAGGGAGGGACCCGCTGATGGGTCAGAAGATCAACCCGCACGGCTTCCGTCTGGGCATCACCACCGACCACAAGAGCCGCTGGTTCGCCGACTCCAACAAGGAGGGTCAGCGCTACCGCGACTACGTCAAGGAAGACGTCGCGATCCGCAAGCTCATGTCCACGGGCATGGAGCGCGCCGGCATCGCCCGCGTCGAGATCGAGCGCACCCGTGACCGCGTGCGTGTGGACATCCACACCGCGCGCCCGGGCATCGTCATCGGTCGCCGTGGCGCCGAGGCCGACCGCATCCGCGGCGAGCTCGAGAAGCTCACCGGCAAGCAGGTCCAGCTGAACATCCTCGAGGTCAAGAACCCCGAGATCGAGGCTCAGCTCGTCGCCCAGGGCATCGCCGAGCAGCTCGCTGCTCGCGTCACCTTCCGTCGCGCCATGCGCAAGGGCATGCAGTCCTCCCTTCGCGCCGGTGCCAAGGGCATCCGGATCCAGTGCTCCGGTCGCCTCGGTGGCGCCGAGATGTCGCGCTCGGAGTTCTACCGCGAGGGTCGCGTGCCGCTGCACACCCTCCGCGCGAACATCGACTACGGCTTCTACGAGGCCCGCACGACCTTCGGCCGCATCGGCGTCAAGGTCTGGATCTACAAGGGCGACATGACCGAGAAGGAGTTCGCGGCCCAGCAGGCGACCGCGGCCCCCCGTGGTCGTGGCCCGCGTCGCGACCGCGACGACCGTCCCGCCCGCGCCCGCCGCGGCGACCGCAACGAGGGTCAGGCCCAGGCCGCCCCCGCTGAGGCCCCCGCCGCCGAGGCCCCGGCCAAGACCGAGGGAGAGTCCTGAGATGTTGATCCCCCGACGGGTCAAGCACCGCAAGCAGCACCACCCCAAGCGCTCCGGCATGTCGAAGGGCGGCACCGTCGTCTCCTTCGGTGACTACGGCCTCCAGGCTCTCGAGCCGGCCTACGTCACGAACCGCCAGATCGAGGCGGCTCGTATCGCCATGACGCGCTACATGAAGCGTGGCGGCAAGGTCTGGATCAACATCTACCCGGACCGTCCGCTCACCAAGAAGCCGGCTGAGACCCGCATGGGTTCCGGTAAGGGCTCGCCCGAGTGGTGGGTCGCCAACGTCAAGCCGGGCCGGATCATGTTCGAGATCTCCGGTGTCGACGAGACCGTCGCACGCGAGGCCATGCGCCTGGCGATGCACAAGCTGCCGATGAAGTGCCGCTTCGTCGTGCGTGAGGGTGGTGTCAACTGATGGCAGTCGGATCCAAGGACCTGACCCCGGCCGACCTGCGCGAGCTGACCGACGACCGCCTGGTCGACGAGCTGCGCAAGGCCAAGGAGGAGCTCTTCAACCTCCGTTTCCAGTCGGCCACCGGCCAGCTGGAGAACCACGGCCGGCTCCGCGCCGTCCGCAAGGAC
Encoded proteins:
- the rplP gene encoding 50S ribosomal protein L16; translated protein: MLIPRRVKHRKQHHPKRSGMSKGGTVVSFGDYGLQALEPAYVTNRQIEAARIAMTRYMKRGGKVWINIYPDRPLTKKPAETRMGSGKGSPEWWVANVKPGRIMFEISGVDETVAREAMRLAMHKLPMKCRFVVREGGVN
- the rpsC gene encoding 30S ribosomal protein S3 produces the protein MGQKINPHGFRLGITTDHKSRWFADSNKEGQRYRDYVKEDVAIRKLMSTGMERAGIARVEIERTRDRVRVDIHTARPGIVIGRRGAEADRIRGELEKLTGKQVQLNILEVKNPEIEAQLVAQGIAEQLAARVTFRRAMRKGMQSSLRAGAKGIRIQCSGRLGGAEMSRSEFYREGRVPLHTLRANIDYGFYEARTTFGRIGVKVWIYKGDMTEKEFAAQQATAAPRGRGPRRDRDDRPARARRGDRNEGQAQAAPAEAPAAEAPAKTEGES
- the rplW gene encoding 50S ribosomal protein L23, yielding MTASQLKDPRDILIRPVVSEKSYGLLDEGKYTFIVDPRANKTEIKIAVEQIFGVKVDSVHTMNRVGKARRTRFGTGKRKDTKRAIVTLREGSIDIFGGQG
- the rpsS gene encoding 30S ribosomal protein S19, with the translated sequence MPRSLKKGPFIDDHLQKKVDVQNEAGTKNVIKTWSRRSVISPDMLGHTFAVHDGRKHVPVFVTEAMVGHKLGEFAPTRTFRGHVKDDKKGRRR
- the rplB gene encoding 50S ribosomal protein L2; the protein is MGIRKYKPTTPGRRGSSVADFVEVTRSTPEKSLVRPLTKSGGRNASGRITTRHIGGGHKRAYRVIDFRRHDKDGVPAKVAHIEYDPNRTARIALLHYADGEKRYILAPNKLTQGTVIENGPAADIKPGNNLPLRNIPTGTTIHAVELRPGGGAKLARSAGTSIQLLGKEGPYATLRMPSGEIRRVDVRCRATVGEVGNAEQSNINWGKAGRMRWKGKRPTVRGVVMNPVDHPHGGGEGRTSGGRHPVSPWGKPEGRTRRPGKASDKLIVRRRRTGKKR
- the rplV gene encoding 50S ribosomal protein L22 translates to MPATETTEQETLVARASARHVRVTPQKARRIVDMIRGKDTQTAIASLQFAPQGAAEPTLKVLQSAIANLRVKADEAGEPFDERNLVISSAFVDEGPTMKRFRPRAQGRAGRINKRTSHITVLVTSKPEKAAKGGTR
- the rpmC gene encoding 50S ribosomal protein L29 gives rise to the protein MAVGSKDLTPADLRELTDDRLVDELRKAKEELFNLRFQSATGQLENHGRLRAVRKDIARIYTEMRERELGIGESK